One genomic segment of Trichoplusia ni isolate ovarian cell line Hi5 chromosome 5, tn1, whole genome shotgun sequence includes these proteins:
- the LOC113493910 gene encoding acyl-coenzyme A thioesterase 13-like: MFTKGAQVAEIFAKAVASTKGFDQHLRKVKLISCGNGRMLAEFRVGPEHLNQRGTLHGGFIAHLVDAISTYALTTHERVDTRGVSIDLSVSYLTAAADGDIIEVEACTKKAGKKIAFLEVEVRNKETNQLLATGRHTKYIGI, encoded by the exons atgtttaccaAAGGAGCACAGGTTGCAGAAATATTCGCTAAAGCAGTTGCCAGTACAAAAGGATTTGATCAACATCTGCGCAAG GTAAAGTTGATATCATGTGGTAATGGCAGGATGTTGGCAGAGTTCCGAGTGGGGCCAGAGCATCTCAACCAGAGAGGGACACTGCATGGAGGTTTTATAGCACACTTGGTTGATGCTATCTCCACTTATGCATTGACCACTCACGAAAGAGTTGACACAAGAGGAGTCTCTATAGATCTTAGTGTAAG TTATCTGACTGCTGCAGCAGATGGTGATATAATTGAAGTAGAAGCTTGTACAAAAAAGGCTGGCAAAAAAATAGCCTTCTTAGAAGTGGAGGTACGGAACAAGGAAACAAATCAGTTACTTGCCACAGGCAGACACACCAAGTATATAGgcatttaa
- the LOC113493909 gene encoding peroxidasin: protein MKPKLFFKFLLLFNCLNLVLSKNCPSKCQCFRNKVACLHQDLLTVPKAPADSHSLDLRFNKIEDIEDGVLGHLHGLRSLLLNDNRLQELRSGTFHGLRRLKYLYLYRNRIRSIEHDAFQELVQLEQLYLHINEIHHMDPRTFTNLPHLERLYLHNNHIKKVPAGSFSGMPKLRKLRLDSNALICDCSMLWLVKMMATHNEMYIDATCYEPSKVTGMPISIMGEHDFDCKLPEIQKDPQDIYVNFGEAAMFSCVVTGEPNPEIVWLRDSNEIPIDGTRYEITNNGSLMVHDIREADSGFFECMAKNSVGEVHSKPAKMTVKPKPVENGPPELVVQPSRQFAKIGQQLVSFDCVARGHPKPHIVWLFNGQRILLNERILIRYNGSLFIQNIQDTDAGLYTCIAENVNGKLNATAPLEVMVAPMFIIEPRNETVRVGDKVEFTCKAKGVPKPQINWFRNTLVLPVTDNVVLSDENQNLTLLSATTDDDGIYHCRAENAEGYVEGSAYLKVETFEIIRPRIVLKPEDTDAFRESTVQLPCEVESDPPATVEWRKDGSYLSIDEKHSITVIGSLIVNNLTLRDTGRYECSVYNDFGRDTASAFLTVKDRVIPGDEYVNIALTEATRDIDLAIERTMNDLFNNSQSVKSDIHRLYRITSFPNAPAREVARAAEIYERTLDKVRDFIHTGHKVTSAEPFNYQHFLTNQHLEVIARLSGCVAHRDKDNCSDMCFHSKYRSYDGSCNNFANPTWGSSLSGFRRILFPIYENGFSQPVGWNKDIKYNGFTLPSARLVSTAIITTKEISEDLKITHMVMQWGQWLDHDLDHALPSVSSQTWDGVDCKKTCAYAAPCFPIDVPNNDPRISNRRCIDFIRTSAVCGSGMTSVLFGTLQPREQINQLTSFIDASQVYGFEKAVAEDLRDLTNENGLLRVGVTFPGRKPLLPTIGINGMDCRRNLEESNRNCFVAGDIRANEQVGLAAMHTIFMREHNRIAMQLKVLNSFWDGDQVYQEARKIVGAQIQYITYEHWLPIVLGSEGYKQLGKYKEYNPNLNPSISNVFATAALRFGHSMINPILHRYDENFETIPEGHLLLRHAFFSPWRLVDEGGVDPLLRGMFTTPAKLKTPKQNLNSELTEKLFYNAHAVALDLAAINIQRSRDHAIPFYTKWRQFCNMSEVNDFEDLAGEISDETVRQKLKELYGSVHNIDVWVGGILEDQVEGGKVGPLFRCLLVEQFKRLRDGDRFWYENPSVFKPDQLRQIKETSLARILCDNGDNIDTIGENVFFLPEVQDGLVSCEDLPSIDFRYWADCESCGDNDVEERPKRRVRRGNANDKKAEEERINELVKSHYNIENTIASLKKRIEFLEETCKVE from the exons GGACTTGCGGTTCAACAAGATTGAAGACATCGAGGATGGCGTGCTGGGGCACTTGCACGGGCTCCGCTCCCTGCTGCTCAACGACAACCGCCTGCAGGAGCTGCGCTCGGGCACGTTCCACGGCCTGCGCCGCCTCAAGTACCTCTACCTCTACAGGAACCGAATCAGGAGCATCGAACACGATGCCTTCCAGGAACTCGTGCAACTCGAACAACT GTATTTGCACATTAACGAGATACATCATATGGACCCTAGAACGTTCACCAACCTGCCTCATTTGGAGCGATT GTATTTGCATAACAACCACATTAAGAAAGTGCCGGCTGGGTCTTTCTCGGGCATGCCTAAGCTGCGAAAGTTACGCTTAGATAGCAATGCCCTGATTTGTGATTGCTCGATGTTGTGGCTCGTAAAGATGATGGCTACTCACAACGAAATGTATATAGACGCAACTTGCTATGAACCGTCTAAAGTTACGGGAATGCCTATCTCTATCATGGGCGAACATGATTTCGATTGCA aacttCCTGAAATTCAGAAGGACCCCCAGGACATCTATGTCAATTTTGGAGAAGCTGCTATGTTTAGCTGTGTAGTAACTGGCGAACCGAATCCCGAAATAGTATGGCTCAGAGATTCCAACGAAATACCGATAGACGGCACTCGGTATGAAATAACAAACAACGGTTCTCTAATGGTGCACGATATACGGGAAGCAGATAGTGGCTTTTTTGAATGTATGGCCAAAAATTCGGTTGGCGAAGTACACTCCAAGCCAGCGAAAATGACCGTAAAGCCCAAACCGGTCGAAAAtg GTCCCCCTGAGTTAGTTGTGCAGCCTAGCAGACAATTTGCCAAAATCGGCCAACAACTCGTTAGCTTTGACTGTGTTGCCAGAGGTCATCCGAAGCCCCATATTGTTTGGCTCTTTAACGGACAAAGGATCTTGTTAAATGAACGTATATTAATACGATACAACGGTTcgctttttattcaaaatattcaagatACTGATGCGGGCTTGTATACCTGTATAGCTGAAAATGTTAACGGAAAACTGAACGCCACTGCGCCCCTGGAAGTGATGG tcGCACCCATGTTCATCATCGAGCCGCGTAACGAAACGGTCAGAGTTGGGGACAAAGTTGAGTTTACATGCAAGGCTAAAGGCGTACCAAAACCACAAATCAATTGGTTTAGGAATACACTCGTGTTACCGGTAACTGATAATGTCGTTTTGAGCGATGAAAATCAAAACTTGACGCTTTTATCAGCAACGACTGACGACGACGGCATATATCATTGCAGAGCTGAAAATGCGGAAGGCTATGTAGAAGGATCAGCGTATTTAAAAGTTGaaacttttgaaattattagaCCACGTATCGTGCTAAAACCCGAGGATACAGATGCTTTCAGAGAATCGACGGTTCAATTACCGTGTGAAGTCGAAAGTGATCCACCAGCCACAGTAGAATGGAGGAAAGATGGCTCCTACTTAAGTATTGatgaaaaacattcaataacCGTCATTGGTAGTTTGATTGTTAATAACTTGACCTTGAGGGACACTGGTAGGTATGAATGCTCTGTTTATAATGATTTTGGACGAGATACTGCATCTGCTTTCTTAACTGTTAAAGATCGAGTTATTCCTGGTGACGAATATGTCAATATAGCTTTGACTGAAGCGACTAGAGATATCGATCTTGCTATAGAAAGgacgatgaatgatctattcaataATTCTCAATCTGTAAAATCTGACATACACCGGTTGTACAGGATCACTAGTTTTCCGAATGCTCCAGCTAGAGAGGTAGCTCGCGCTGCAGAAATTTACGAAAGGACTCTAGATAAGGTCAGAGATTTTATTCACACAGGCCATAAGGTGACATCAGCGGAACCTTTTAACTATCAACATTTTCTAACCAATCAGCACCTCGAGGTAATTGCTCGTTTATCTGGTTGCGTTGCCCATAGAGATAAGGATAATTGCTCCGATATGTGTTTCCACAGTAAATATAGATCTTACGATGGCAGCTGCAATAATTTCGCAAATCCTACGTGGGGATCATCACTCAGTGGATTTCGGAGAATACTTTTCCCTATTTATGAAAACGGTTTTAGCCAGCCTGTGGGATGGAACAAAGATATCAAATATAACGGGTTTACCTTGCCAAGTGCCCGTTTAGTGTCTACCGCCATTATTACCACCAAGGAAATATCTGAGGACCTTAAGATAACGCATATGGTTATGCAATGGGGTCAGTGGCTTGATCACGATTTAGACCATGCCTTGCCATCAGTAAGCTCCCAAACTTGGGACGGAGTTGACTGTAAGAAAACTTGTGCGTATGCGGCTCCTTGTTTTCCCATTGATGTTCCCAACAATGATCCTCGCATTTCCAACCGCCGCTGCATTGACTTTATTAGAACGAGTGCAGTTTGTGGGTCTGGCATGACTTCAGTTCTGTTTGGAACCCTCCAGCCAAGAGAACAAATCAATCAATTGACCTCTTTCATCGATGCCTCGCAAGTGTATGGATTTGAAAAAGCCGTTGCGGAAGATTTGCGAGATTTGACAAATGAAAATGGATTGTTGCGTGTAGGAGTTACTTTTCCAGGCCGAAAACCACTATTGCCTACTATTGGTATTAATGGAATGGACTGCAGACGTAATTTGGAGGAAAGTAACCGTAATTGCTTCGTTGCTGGAGATATCAGGGCCAATGAACAAGTTGGTTTGGCGGCTATGCATACTATTTTTATGAGGGAACACAATCGTATTGCTATGCAATTGAAAGTCCTGAACTCTTTCTGGGATGGAGACCAAGTTTACCAAGAAGCAAGAAAAATCGTAGGAGCTCAAATCCAATATATTACTTATGAACACTGGCTACCTATCGTCCTCGGCAGCGAAGGATATAAACAATTGGGCAAATACAAAGAATACAACCCTAATCTAAACCCATCAATTTCAAACGTTTTTGCTACTGCAGCACTAAGATTTGGTCATTCTATGATTAATCCGATTTTGCACCGTTACGATGAGAACTTCGAAACGATCCCGGAAGGGCATCTTTTACTGCGTCATGCTTTCTTCTCACCGTGGCGGCTAGTCGATGAAGGTGGCGTTGATCCGTTGCTTAGAGGAATGTTTACGACTCCGGCTAAACTGAAGACACCCAAACAAAATTTGAACTCGGAATTGACTGAAAAACTATTCTACAATGCTCATGCGGTTGCACTTGACTTGGCTGCTATTAATATCCAGCGAAGCCGTGACCATGCTATTCCATTCTACACCAAGTGGCGACAGTTTTGCAATATGTCTGAAGTTAATGATTTTGAAGACCTGGCTGGTGAAATATCCGATGAAACTGTTcggcaaaaattaaaagaacttTACGGATCAGTGCACAACATTGACGTTTGGGTCGGTGGTATTCTAGAAGATCAGGTAGAGGGTGGAAAGGTTGGGCCGCTGTTCAGATGCTTGTTAGTTGAACAGTTCAAACGTTTGCGGGACGGGGATCGGTTCTGGTACGAGAATCCATCAGTATTCAAACCCGATCAATTGCGTCAGATCAAAGAAACGAGTTTGGCTAGAATTTTGTGCGACAACGGCGATAACATCGACACTATCGGAGAGAATGTATTTTTCCTGCCCGAAGTACAGGACGGTCTGGTTTCGTGCGAGGATTTGCCCTCGATTGATTTCCGTTATTGGGCTGATTGCGAAAGTTGTGGAGATAATGATGTTGAAGAACGCCCGAAACGTCGAGTCCGCAGGGGCAATGCTAACGACAAGAAAGCTGAAGAGGAACGTATCAACGAATTGGTAAAGTCGCACTACAATATCGAGAACACGATTGCATCATTGAAGAAGAGGATTGAATTTTTGGAAGAAACCTGCAAGGTGGAATAA